DNA from Acanthochromis polyacanthus isolate Apoly-LR-REF ecotype Palm Island chromosome 7, KAUST_Apoly_ChrSc, whole genome shotgun sequence:
ttgttgaatttaaagtCTGTTAAGTAACAACTTCGACGTCCTGTTTGTAAAACACAGCTTGAGTGATGTTTTCTTGGTGTAAAATAGTTCTTTTGTGAGTTTTATGATATAAAAGTCCTGAAATATGTTAACAAAAATgctaaattgttgttttttgtttttgttttacattacctttcaaaagtttggggtcatccagacagtttcatgttttccatgaaaactcacacatttattcatgtgctaacataactgcacaagggttttctaatcatcaattagcctttcaacaccattagctattatttgtttttagaccatttttaaaatgttttaaggtCTAAAATATGATAATTAATTTATGTACATTATAGGGTCAAAAGTTTCAGATAAACATGGCGACTGGGctatttttcataaaataagAGCAATGTGCATTTTTGGTAACCATGGAGATGATGGAGGCATTTGGGGTAAACTTCATGACGTCAGAATGTGCAAACGTAAACAGAGTAGCTGAGTTGGTCTGGTAGAAGATGTTGTCGGAGCATCAGGTCCTTTTCAGTTCAGAGCTGATCCTGTTTGTGAACTGATGCTCAGATGTTGCTTCAAACACTCCGTCAGATTTGTGCTGCTGTGAACTGACCTGAAGTCAGTGTCTGCTTGTTAGCGGGCAAGCAGCTGTTGTGTTGAATCTGTCATTTGACATCATTTAGGAAAATTAAACTTCACATGTTGTTAGTCGATCACTCCgaaatgtgttttcactctGAGTCAAGCTGTTCCCCTGTTGGGAGAAGTTCCGTTGTTGGTTCCGCGTGACTTGGTCAAAGTACCCGAGGTTCAGCGTGCGTAATTACGCATACGGTGTTGTGCGCTGCAGCTGGTTGTCTACAAGTGTTTTCTAGCGGCGATGGAGATTGTGGCATCATCTTGTAAACACACATAGTATTGTGAAAGACGAAGAAATCGGTGAAGGTGCTCAGACCCCTTAGTAAGATGTGGATATTTGGTTTGATGGTGGAGACAAAAGTGAAATGATTTTATTCACGTTTCTGTGTAGATACATCACTGCTGCATGGGACTGGATCTGAATCTGTTCGTTGTATTTAGAATTGACTGGTTGAGCCAGAATCACTGTGagcaaagcatttttttttaaaagtttccaGCTGCAATTTTTGCCTGTATTTTGGTAAATAACAACTactaaaaaaaagtataaattttcATGTAAACTGAATGATTCAGGCAAAAGCTTTGAATAAGgtgcatataaaaaaatctgtattgttatgaacggtagtttgttcttttacaacatttgaccatCAAATGACACAGTATTTtcacaatgtttaattttcaagaacaaaaatattagttttttgtagatatttgctggtatttgaaagaaaatgatgcaaTTTAAGGATACAAAATGCAGATTGgacagtttttagtcatttataaagaataagtaataaaataataccTATGTAGACATTGAATAGGAAAGAATATGTAAATAATGTcgagccctttgctgcaggtccttccccATCCTATCTCCCCACTTTGCTGTCTCtcagtaaaaccacaaaaatgccacacacaaaaaaaaaaacccacaataaaTGACTTTGGTAGTTCTGTGAATCACACTATTCAGCAAATAAACAAGTCTATATTGGCCAAATGAAGAATGAATAGCAGTGACTCTTCACAGAACAATGTCAATGTAAGTGGTGCAACAATGAAATATGACTTAGGACAATGAACAAGCAAATAGTTGAGACAATTCAACAATTTTACTGCAAAAGGCTGCCTTGAAAGTTTTCTCAATTATTCTCTATTTTTTAAACCTGTATGTGTGGAATTTTGGAGCGATCTTTGAGCAGAAATGCATTCAGGGTAAAAAGGAACTTTGCTGCCTGTAGTAGATCCAGGGACTGAAGGTGTCCTGTACTGTGCAGCAACAAGTTCTTCTCTGATGCTGCTCATTTATTTAGATCTTCTGTTCTGTCAGTGCTGAGGAGCAAAAACATGTGAAGCTCTAAACATTGAGGAGAACAATCAGTGGAACCCACAGTGTCTGAGCAGCTTCACATGGATCCAGTTTAGTATGAGGAGCAGGAAGTCTGTGAGGGTTGaaatgttgctttgtttctgtctccagaGGACTTGGGACCTCCACTGATCCAGGGAGACCTCCAGCATCAGAACTCCGGACGgtttgaacacacacaccttcaccaCCTACACCATGCTTTCCCCATTTGCTCGccccttctctcctcgcttctcttccgctctttccccctttgctcCCCCTTCTCTCCACGCTTCTCTTCCGCTCTTTCCCCATTTGCTCGccccttctctcctcgcttctcttccgctctttccccctttgctccccccttctctcctcgcttctcttccgctctttccccctttgctcgccccttctctcctcgcttctcttccgctctttccccctttgcttcccccttctctcctcgcttctcttccgctctttccccctttgcttcccccttctctcctcgcttctcttccgctctttccccctttgctccccccttctctcctcgcttctcttccgctctttccccctttgctccccccttctctcctcgcttctcttccgctctttccccctttgctgcccccttctctcctcgcttctcttccgctctttccccctttgctcgccccttctctcctcgcttctcttccgctctttccccctttgcttcccccttctctcctcgcttctcttccgctctttccccctttgcttcccccttctctcctcgcttctcttccgctctttccccctttgctcccaccttctctcctctctcctctgcctcctcctcttccacctcttGCTCCTCCTTCACCCCTCTTCCTCCAGCTTCTcccccttctcctccttcatgccctgccccctctctctccccttctcctctctcccctcctcctccccctccttctcctccatgctcctcctcctccctcccttcctctcctcttcttcctctacctctccctcctccttcacGCTCCAccacctctcttcttcctctccctgctccttctcctcctcttcttcctcttcctctccctactcctcctctcttcttcctctcccaacTCCTCaacctcctctcttcttcctctcccaactcctccacctcctctcttcttcctctccctcctcttcctcctcctctcttcttcctctcccaacTCCTCAaactcctctcttcttcctctccctcctcttcctcctcctctcttcttcctctccctactccttcacgctcctccacctcctctcttcttcctctccctcctcttcctcctcctctcttcttcctctcccaacTCCTCAagctcctctcttcttcctctccctcctcttcctcctcctctcttctacctctccctactccttctcctcctcttcttcctctacctctccctactccttcacgctcctccccctctcttcttcctctccctactccttctcctcctcttcttcctctacctctccttactccttctcttcgtcttcctctacctctccctactccttctcctcctcttcttcctctacctctccctactccttctcttcgtcttcctctacctctccctactccttctcctcctcttcttcctctacctctccttactccttctcttcgtcttcctctacctctccctactccttctcctcctcttcttcctctacctctccctactccttctcttcttctttctctacctctccctactccttcacgctcctccacctcctctcttcttcctctccctactccttctcttcgtcttcctctacctctcccta
Protein-coding regions in this window:
- the LOC127534912 gene encoding proline-rich protein 36-like isoform X1; protein product: MLSPFARPFSPRFSSALSPFAPPSLHASLPLFPHLLAPSLLASLPLFPPLLPPSLLASLPLFPPLLAPSLLASLPLFPPLLPPSLLASLPLFPPLLPPSLLASLPLFPPLLPPSLLASLPLFPPLLPPSLLASLPLFPPLLPPSLLASLPLFPPLLAPSLLASLPLFPPLLPPSLLASLPLFPPLLPPSLLASLPLFPPLLPPSLLSPLPPPLPPLAPPSPLFLQLLPLLLLHALPPLSPLLLSPLLLPLLLLHAPPPPSLPLLFFLYLSLLLHAPPPLFFLSLLLLLLFFLFLSLLLLSSSSPNSSTSSLLPLPTPPPPLFFLSLLFLLLSSSSPNSSNSSLLPLPPLPPPLFFLSLLLHAPPPPLFFLSLLFLLLSSSSPNSSSSSLLPLPPLPPPLFYLSLLLLLLFFLYLSLLLHAPPPLFFLSLLLLLLFFLYLSLLLLFVFLYLSLLLLLLFFLYLSLLLLFVFLYLSLLLLLLFFLYLSLLLLFVFLYLSLLLLLLFFLYLSLLLLFFFLYLSLLLHAPPPPLFFLSLLLLFVFLYLSLLLLLLFFLYLSLLLSFLVFIKFNCILNLMNMRFTGRITVVAW
- the LOC127534912 gene encoding putative protein TPRXL isoform X3 — its product is MPCPLSLPFSSLPSSSPSFSSMLLLLPPFLSSSSSTSPSSFTLHHLSSSSPCSFSSSSSSSSPYSSSLLPLPTPQPPLFFLSQLLHLLSSSSPSSSSSSLLPLPTPQTPLFFLSLLFLLLSSSSPYSFTLLHLLSSSSPSSSSSSLLPLPTPQAPLFFLSLLFLLLSSTSPYSFSSSSSSTSPYSFTLLPLSSSSPYSFSSSSSSTSPYSFSSSSSTSPYSFSSSSSSTSPYSFSSSSSTSPYSFSSSSSSTSPYSFSSSSSTSPYSFSSSSSSTSPYSFSSSFSTSPYSFTLLHLLSSSSPYSFSSSSSTSPYSFSSSSSSTSPYSFPSSFSLNLIVY